A stretch of the Candidatus Micrarchaeota archaeon genome encodes the following:
- a CDS encoding superoxide dismutase gives MSNTEANHAVKSMPIAFDKVKNVMDEDTYKWHHDTHYAGYVNKRNEIEKELKSVDRSKANVNYSAFRALKLEETWNGNGMILHEVYWDTMGGDGKHGDGMGIIKKISEDFGSVQAWKEDFLATGKSGRGWAVLVADSLTDGKLRNVLFDFHNLGGLVGSMPLIAVDTFEHAYYHKFGPDRGAYLNALVDNIDWKKVEARFTKHRQ, from the coding sequence ATGAGCAATACCGAGGCTAACCACGCCGTAAAATCGATGCCCATTGCCTTCGACAAGGTAAAGAACGTCATGGACGAAGACACGTACAAGTGGCATCACGACACGCATTATGCTGGGTATGTCAACAAGAGGAACGAGATAGAAAAGGAGCTGAAGTCCGTTGACAGGTCAAAGGCGAACGTCAATTACAGCGCGTTCAGGGCGCTGAAGCTGGAGGAAACCTGGAACGGGAACGGGATGATACTCCACGAGGTGTATTGGGACACGATGGGCGGAGACGGGAAGCACGGGGATGGCATGGGCATAATAAAGAAAATAAGCGAGGACTTCGGGTCTGTGCAGGCATGGAAGGAAGACTTTCTTGCAACCGGAAAATCGGGAAGGGGATGGGCTGTGCTTGTGGCTGATTCGCTGACTGACGGCAAGCTCAGGAACGTGCTGTTCGACTTCCACAACCTCGGGGGCCTGGTGGGATCAATGCCGCTGATCGCAGTTGACACGTTCGAGCATGCGTATTACCACAAGTTCGGGCCAGACAGGGGCGCCTACCTTAACGCGCTCGTGGACAACATAGACTGGAAGAAAGTCGAAGCGAGGTTTACGAAGCACAGGCAGTAA